Below is a genomic region from Azoarcus sp. KH32C.
TGCCGAGAGCCGTGTCGCCAGCGAGCGCGCCCAGCCGACGATGCGCGTCCTGTGCGCCGGAAGGGATATCAGTGCAACCGCAGCGGAAATCGCGAGGAAATAGATCGAAAGCCAGATGAAAACCAATTCGCATTCCCCGTGGTACATCCCCTGCGCGCAGTAAGCACTTGAAATCGGGGATTGCCCTCGCCGGCAAAAAGACGCTATCTTAGGATGATTGCAAATTAAATGTCTATGTAATAGTACAAATAAATATGAAAATCGAGAGTTTGGAAGCCAGAAAGATAGGCCCGGATTTGTTTTCGGCTGGTGCTGCTCGGCGTGACGTCAAGATACTGAGCGATCTCGATTCAGCGGGCGCCCACGTAGATCCCGGTTCTGATGTTGTCGGATCTCGTGCGGCGATGCTTCTATTCTTCGCGGTGGTGATACCCGCGGTCTTCATGCTAGCGCTCTGGCATCGAGAGCAGACGGAGGCGCTCGAAGTCCGCATGTCTCCAGCGAATGCGGAGCTTCAGTCGGTCGTTGGCCGTGAAGCCAAGATCGCGCAACAGGACACCCTGGCGGGCAGTTCCGTCGGGGATGGTGGAGCCGCTGATGGCGCGGCGCGTATCGTGTCGTCTTCCGTGCCGCAGCCTGCCGAAAGGGCGATGCCGCCAAAGCAGACAGCGACGTCGGTTCCGATTCGGGCGCCGTCGGACGCAAGTACGGCCAGCCGCGACGCGGGCGGGGTAAGGCATGCCGCTGACCAGCCGCCACGCGCCGCTGCGAAGTCGGCCGGTGCCGCGCGTGCTGAGCAGAGCCAGCGTCGTCCCCTGACCCGCGCCCAAGCCGCGGCCACTCAAGGCTCAAGCGCCGGGATCGCTTCGCGCTCGTCTGAGCAGGCAGGTCCCACCGGGCCTGTCACCGTGGCGGCAGAGTCCGACGGCATCCAGCGGGACCTCGAGATCATTACGGCGATCGTTCGGGCCTCGTCGAGGTGAGCGGGGGCGGCACCGGAAGAGGCCCGCTCGTTAGGGAAGCGTGATGTTCAGTGTCGGCGGGCGCGGCGTGAGCTGAACCAGGCCGTCATAGCCGGCGAGCGACGCATGTGTATTGCTTTCCGCCTGCATCGCGAGGCCGACGTATGCGAGCAGGCCGAGCAAGGCAATCAGCGATCCGATTCCCCAGATCGGCATTTCCCACTTCAGCAGATGAGCAATCTGGTCCGGCGCCGCCCAACGCGGCGCAAACTGGGCGCGTTTTCCCTTGAGGTGGAGGAGTTGCTCGCCGAGTTGAGCGATCAGATACTTCAGCTTTTCCGGACCTTCCAGCAGGTACTTGCCCTTGAAGCCCAAGAGTAGGCACAGGTGGAACACTTCAAGAGCCGCAATCCTCGCGGCACCCTCGTTCCGGGCGCGTTCGAGCTTGTCGAAGAAGTGTTCGCCGGCGAGCTGATCGCCGAAGAGCGCCAGCTGTAGCGGACGACGCTCCCAATCGTCACGGATGTTTATTCGGGACGCCAGGATCGACTCGTCCACTGCAGCGCAAAATGCATATTTCGCATCGAAGATGTCGTTCGCGTCAAAATCGTGCTTCTTTGCAAGGCGTTCGAAATCGTCCAGGAATTTCTGGATGCTCTCGCTGAACCGCGCGGCATCCTTGGGCGTCTTCTGGTGATGCAGGAGCATCAGCATGTGAAATCCGTCGTACAGGAGATCGACCAGGCTATGCGGCTTCGTACCGGTCCCGTCGTTGAGTGAGGCGCTTGGGGCGTCGGCGAACAGGGAAGGGGGACTTGTCATGACGTGACGGCAATGAGTTCGAGTTTCAGGTCCTGGTAGCTCTCCGGAGCGTAGATGGCGATGGATTGCGTCTTCAGCATCCGCTCATAGAGCGCTCCGTGCGAGTCAAGGGCGAAGTAGCACGCGCCGGGGCGCACTGGAATGGCGGCGGGTACGTGTTGGGCGTGTGTCAGGCGGACGCCGGACATCGCCGAAAGGACGAGCTTGTCCACATCATCGGGCGCGCCCACTTTCAGCCGGAACGGAATCGTCTCGATGATTTCCGACAAGGGATGGTTGGCCGAGACTGCAAGATAGAACGCTGTGTCCGGTGTGATCTTGTCCGAATCGAGGTGGCCGGCGTGGTACGCCGGTCTGGGATTGGTGAGTGCTATCGAGAAATAGCGCGTCGAGATGACGGTATCGAGCAGATCGCGCAGGATCGCATCGAGCTTCAGAAAGGCCGGGCCGGGTTGCGCGTGTTGATACGCGGGCAGATCCGTCAGGCCGTAGCTGCGCGAAAAGGTCATGAGTCCCCCCGCGAGTCGCAGCAACTCCTGGTACATGCGTTCCGGGTGAACCTCCGGATTCCTGAACAGGTGCATCAGGGCCGCGCACGCACTGCTGACGGTGTGCAGGAGCCAGAAGGACGCGATATCGCCCGAGCGGAACTCGATGATGTGTTTCGACGGTTCCCGGTGGAAGCCATAGAGCGCGTTGGCCTTGGCTTGCAGGGCTTCCAACTGGCGCCGCAGCATGAGTGTCAGAAGCGGCGAGCTTCCGAGCGAGATCGACGGGGGCACAAATGACAGATCGTGCTCGAATCCTCTGCTCGATGTGCGACGCACCCGGATGAGGGGCAAGGTCAGGAACTGATCGCGTGGTTCCTGCTCGGCCTTGAGGAGGGATATCTTGCGAAGCACGGTGATTTCGGCGTCGGCCGCGTCCGTATATAGATCCGGCCTTTCCGTGCCGCAGATCAGGTAGCGGGCGTGACCCGGCTGGGTTTCATCACTCGCGCAATTGCCCCCGTGATTCCGAAGCTGGTGGAGCGCAAGGTAAAACTCCGTCCCGCTCTCTTCATGGACGAGCGGATCGAGCGTCAGGGGGGGCGGAAGCTGATCGACCGCAGGTGCGCAAAACGACTCGCCGTTGGGGAGAATGACGTCGATGCGATTGAAACGAAGCGTACCGCTTTGCAGCGCCTCGCTGTCCACTTCCAATGCCCGAACGCCCCAACCGAAGGGCTGGGCTGTCAGGAGCGCCGTATGGCATAGCGACTCCGTGTACGCATCCTGATGCTGAAAATGCTGGGGGCGGAGGAATAGCCCTTCGCCCCAGAGAATCCTTGGGGAACTTGGCAATGCAGTTTTCCTATGCGTTGCAGCGGGTGCCGGCTGGTGATCTTGCCGATTCCGCCGGGGCTTGATTGATCACGATGCCCGCGCCGGTTGCGAGGGCGCATGCAAGGGCGCCGACCGCGATGCCTTTGTCCTTGGAGGCTCGTGCGTCGAAGGCCAGTTTCCATCGCCCGGTTGAAGGCGCCCGGAACTGACCGACGATGCCAATCGCAGTTGCCCGGGGTGACAGCGTCTGGGGCAATTCATAGGTTCGCCCCGGGATCAGTACAACTTCGCGTGACGACACCAGCTCTTCGGCCAGCGCTGCTCTTTCTTCGTCCGCTGCATTCGCTTGTGCATACGTCATGCGGTTGAACGCCTCTGTCGCACTCAGTTGGTAGATCTTGACGACCAATGAAAGGGGCTTCCCGTCGGCCGACAGGTTCAGCTGTTCTCCGGCCTGGATGCGCAGGGGAACCTGATAGCTTGCTTCCTCTTTGTGTTCGTCCTTCTTTTCGCCGAGTCCCGCCGATTCGAGCGCAAAGGACACAGCAGTTCCCGCAATCTTCACCGCGGTCGTTCCCGCGCATCCCGAGAGCAGCTGGACAGCAAGGACGGCCGCGAACGGAGCAAGGGAACGCGATCGGCCTGAACGGCACCGTCGGCTTCTTTCGGAAATTTTTTTGGCACTTTCTGAAAAGACCATTCGAATATGCAAAAGGCTTGTTAAGCGATGGTCTGGACTGTACTATGCCGAGCTTCTCAGTGCAATTAATAGTAACAATGCATATGCTATATACGTATTTTGGTCGCAGTTTCGAGTCCCGCTGGCTTCGTGGGCGTGGGCGTGTGGGAACAGCAGCCGCCGGGTGCGTCGGATTGGCACTCCTGCTCGGCGGGTGCGCGACAACGAAGCAGCCGCTGAGTCAAAGCGAATTCGTAGCGGCCATGGAGAGTTCGTCGATCAAGATCGACGCCTTGATGGCTGAGAACAAGCAGGAGGAGGCGGTGGGCCTGCTCTCGCGCATGGCAAGTGAGAATCCGGCGCGGAAGGAGCCCTGGGTTCGTCTGGCAAAGCTCCATTTCGATGCGGCAGCCTACGGACGGGCAATCGTGGCTGCAGATGAAGTGCTGCAGCGTGATCCGGCAGATCGGACGGCCAAGAGCGTGCGGGCGGTGAGCGGTTTGCGGGTCGCGACGGAGTCTCTGGCCGAATTGCGGAAGGACGCCGATCTCAGGGGATCCGCTCAAGCGGATGCCCAAAGCCTCGCCCGGAACCTGCGCGAAACGCTGGGAGAGGATGTGCTGGTTCCGGTTGCGGCGATTCAGACCGGTGCTTCGGCGCAGCCAGCGCCCGAGTCCGCTCCGGTGAAGGAGCGGACTCGGAAGAAAGTGGTTCGACCGGCACGGAGTGACGCCGGAGGCCAGGCAACGGGTGCAAACCCTTTCAGTTCGCTCAGATAAGCCCGGCAGGAGCAGTCCGCCGACAGATTGCGCAGGCTGCAATTGTCCCGGGACGCGGGTTGCGATCGATTCGAATACGGTTGTTTGGAGAGACTTGTGGCAAAGAAAGAGAGCGTACAAAAGCGGTTGCAGAAGGTGAGGCCGCCTCGCGTTCAGCTGACTTACGACGTCGAGAGGGGTGATGCGCTCGAGCAGAAGGAACTGCCCTTCGTCGTCGGCGTGCTGGGGGACTTCGCTGTACAAAGCGGCCAGGCACTCGGAAAGTTGCGAGATCGCAAGTTCGTCAATGTCGACCTCGACAACCTCGACGACGTCATGGCCGGGCTCGCGCCTCGCGTCGCATTTCGTGCTCCGAACATGCTGTCGCCCCAAGGCGGAGAACTGGGGCTCGATCTGACTTTCCGGAGTTTCGAGGATTTTCGCCCCGAATCCGTCGCCCAGCAGGTCGAGCCACTGCGGAAGCTGCTCGAGGCGCGGTCGAAGCTCGCCGACCTGCGCAACAAACTCGCAGGCAACGAGAAGCTCGAAGACTGCCTGAACGAGGTTCTCAGGAACAGCGAGCAGCTCGAAAGCCTCGGCGCGAAATCCGGTGAGGAGACCGAGCAATGACGATGCACGCGGGTGTTCAATCGGCAGTCGCTGCGCCGGCAGCCACTGTGCTGCTTGACAGGATCATCGAGGAAAGCCGCGTCGCGCGTTCCGATCAGGAGCGCGAACGGGCTCGGGACATCATCAGCGAACTCGCCAGCCAGGTCCTGGAGGGCGAGGTCCTGATCTCCGAAAACCTTGCCGCGTCGCTCGACGCGCGGGTCGCGGAGTTGGATCGGCTGATCTCCGAGCAACTGAGCGCAATCATGCACGCTCCCGCATTTCAGCAGCTGGAAAGCGCCTGGACCGGCTTGCACTACCTGTGCAAGCAGACGTCGACCCAGGTCCGGATAAAGCTGATGAATGCGTCGAAGAACGAGTTGATCAAGGATTTCAAGACGGCGATCGATTTCGACCAGAGCGCGCTCTTCAAGAAGGTCTACGAGGAGGAGTTCGGAACCTTCGGCGGCGCCCCCTTCGGTACCTTGATCGGTCAGTTCGAACTGACGCGGCAGCCGGAGGACATGTATTTTGTCGAACAGATGTCCCATGTCGCCGCTGCGGCTCATGCGCCCTTCATCGCTGCCGCATCGCCCGAACTGTTCGGCCTCGATTCCTATACCGAACTGGGTAAGCCCCGTGATCTCGCGAAGGTGTTCGATACCGTCGAGTACGCGAAGTGGAAATCGTTCCGGGACTCCGAGGACGCACGCTACGTGGGCCTGGCGCTGCCGCGCTTTCTCGGGCGGCTGCCCTACAACCCGATCGATGGCGTCACCACCGAAGGGTTCAACTTCGTCGAGGACGTCGATGGTTCGGATCACGACAAATACCTGTGGTGCAGCGCGGCGTTCGCCTTCGGGGCGCGCCTGACCAGCGCATTCGAGAATTTCGGCTGGTGCGCCGCGATCCGTGGCGTCGAAGGGGGCGGCTTGGTCGAGGACTTGCCGACTCACACCTTCCGCACTGACGACGGAGAAGTGGCCTTGAAGTGCCCCACCGAGGTCGCGGTGACGGATCGACGCGAGAAGGAACTGAGCGACCTTGGTTTCATTCCGTTGGTCCATTGCAAGAACACCGATTACGCCGCGTTCTTTGGTGCCCAATCCGCGCAGAAGCCCAAGAAATATGACAGCGACGCGGCGAACGCAAACGCGTCGCTTTCGGCGCAACTGCAATACATCTTCGCCGTGTCGCGAATCGCCCATTACATGAAAGCGATGATGCGCGACAAGATCGGCAGCTTTGCGTCGCCCGCAAATGTCCAGGGCTATCTGCAGCGCTGGATCGACCAATACGTCACCGCCGACGACTCGGCGTCGCAGGAAACCAAGGCGCAGTTCCCATTGCGGGAAGCTTCGGTCGAAGTGAGCGAGGTGCCGGGGCGAGCGGGCGTATACCGCGCCGTTGCGTTCATCCGTCCGCATTTCCAGCTCGACGAGCTTTCGGTGTCCTTGCGTCTCGTCGCCGAGTTGCCCGGTGCCGGTCAGGGTTGATCCTGAATACCAGTTCTCAAACAGAGGAGCAGCGTCGTAATGAAGGACATTTACATCGAATTCAAGGGAAGCGACATCAAGGGCGATTCCCGCGATACGCGCCACAAGGATACCGTCGAGGTCTATAGCTGGACGCACCAGATGCGCCAACCGAAGTCGGCCACCGCGTCGGCTGCGGGCGGGCACACCGCGGAACGTGTCGAACATGGGGAAATGATCTTCACGAAGGATATCGACGGCGCGAGCCCCAAGCTGTACCAGGCGTGTTCGTCGGGCCTCGTCGTCAATGATGTGATCATCTACTTCTACCGTGCCTTCGGCGGCAAGAACACCACCGGCAATCCGTCTTCGACGCAGAGCCGGCATCAGTTCATGAAGATCGAGCTCAAGAACGTCATCATTGGTTCCATTTCACCGAGCGTGAGTGGAGAAGGGATCCCGCAGGAAAGCTTCTCGCTGAAGTACTCCGCGGTGAAGTGGACCTACGACGAACTCAATATCGACGGAACCAAGTCGGGCAAGGTCAATATCCAGGGCGCTTGGAACCTGGCGAAGAACACGCCGAACCTGACTTGATGGTTCGTGTCACGCACGATTGCGGCGGAAGCACGTTTCCGCCGTTTTTCTTCCGGCCATCGCGATGAAGGGATTCGAACCGTCGCTATTCGACAAGCTCTTCGACGATGTGCCGATGCTCGCTACGCGTCGTCGTCTTTCCCTCGAGGAATTGAAGGACTCCGTCGCACGAGATCTTGAAGCGCTGTTGAATGCGCGCACGATACTTGACGACGAGGCGATGGGGGACTTTCCTCAAGTTTCCGACTCGGTCGCAACCTTCGGGCTGAGCGACTTCGCTGGACTGAGCCTGGCCAGCGTGCATGATCGTTTCCGGATCTGCGGCTCGATCGAAAGGACCATTGCGCGTCACGAACCGCGCCTCAGGGCCGTTCAGGTGACTCTGGAACTCAATCGTCAATCGACCAATGCACTCTATTTTTCGATTCGGGCCGTGCTGGTCGTGAGACCGGCGCAAGAACCGGTGAGCTTCGACGCCTTGTTGCAACCCACGACATTGCAGTATTCCGTGAACAAACAGCGACTGCGTGGAGTGGCATCCTGAATGGAGGAACTGCTTCCATATTACGAGCGGGAACTGGGATTTCTGCGTCGGCATGCGCGGGAGTTTGCTGAGCGATATCCGAAGATCGCGGCGCAGTTGCTGATCTCCGGCGAAGGCTGCGACGATCCGCATGTTGAGCGGATGATCGAATCCTTGGCGCTGTTGAATGCGCGAGTCACCAAGAGACTCGAGGACAGCTATCCTCAGTTCACTGAGGCGCTCCTCAACGTTCTGTATCCGCATTATCTGCGACC
It encodes:
- the tssJ gene encoding type VI secretion system lipoprotein TssJ, with amino-acid sequence MVFSESAKKISERSRRCRSGRSRSLAPFAAVLAVQLLSGCAGTTAVKIAGTAVSFALESAGLGEKKDEHKEEASYQVPLRIQAGEQLNLSADGKPLSLVVKIYQLSATEAFNRMTYAQANAADEERAALAEELVSSREVVLIPGRTYELPQTLSPRATAIGIVGQFRAPSTGRWKLAFDARASKDKGIAVGALACALATGAGIVINQAPAESARSPAGTRCNA
- the tssC gene encoding type VI secretion system contractile sheath large subunit, translating into MTMHAGVQSAVAAPAATVLLDRIIEESRVARSDQERERARDIISELASQVLEGEVLISENLAASLDARVAELDRLISEQLSAIMHAPAFQQLESAWTGLHYLCKQTSTQVRIKLMNASKNELIKDFKTAIDFDQSALFKKVYEEEFGTFGGAPFGTLIGQFELTRQPEDMYFVEQMSHVAAAAHAPFIAAASPELFGLDSYTELGKPRDLAKVFDTVEYAKWKSFRDSEDARYVGLALPRFLGRLPYNPIDGVTTEGFNFVEDVDGSDHDKYLWCSAAFAFGARLTSAFENFGWCAAIRGVEGGGLVEDLPTHTFRTDDGEVALKCPTEVAVTDRREKELSDLGFIPLVHCKNTDYAAFFGAQSAQKPKKYDSDAANANASLSAQLQYIFAVSRIAHYMKAMMRDKIGSFASPANVQGYLQRWIDQYVTADDSASQETKAQFPLREASVEVSEVPGRAGVYRAVAFIRPHFQLDELSVSLRLVAELPGAGQG
- the tssE gene encoding type VI secretion system baseplate subunit TssE gives rise to the protein MKGFEPSLFDKLFDDVPMLATRRRLSLEELKDSVARDLEALLNARTILDDEAMGDFPQVSDSVATFGLSDFAGLSLASVHDRFRICGSIERTIARHEPRLRAVQVTLELNRQSTNALYFSIRAVLVVRPAQEPVSFDALLQPTTLQYSVNKQRLRGVAS
- the tssK gene encoding type VI secretion system baseplate subunit TssK, with protein sequence MPSSPRILWGEGLFLRPQHFQHQDAYTESLCHTALLTAQPFGWGVRALEVDSEALQSGTLRFNRIDVILPNGESFCAPAVDQLPPPLTLDPLVHEESGTEFYLALHQLRNHGGNCASDETQPGHARYLICGTERPDLYTDAADAEITVLRKISLLKAEQEPRDQFLTLPLIRVRRTSSRGFEHDLSFVPPSISLGSSPLLTLMLRRQLEALQAKANALYGFHREPSKHIIEFRSGDIASFWLLHTVSSACAALMHLFRNPEVHPERMYQELLRLAGGLMTFSRSYGLTDLPAYQHAQPGPAFLKLDAILRDLLDTVISTRYFSIALTNPRPAYHAGHLDSDKITPDTAFYLAVSANHPLSEIIETIPFRLKVGAPDDVDKLVLSAMSGVRLTHAQHVPAAIPVRPGACYFALDSHGALYERMLKTQSIAIYAPESYQDLKLELIAVTS
- the tssB gene encoding type VI secretion system contractile sheath small subunit yields the protein MAKKESVQKRLQKVRPPRVQLTYDVERGDALEQKELPFVVGVLGDFAVQSGQALGKLRDRKFVNVDLDNLDDVMAGLAPRVAFRAPNMLSPQGGELGLDLTFRSFEDFRPESVAQQVEPLRKLLEARSKLADLRNKLAGNEKLEDCLNEVLRNSEQLESLGAKSGEETEQ
- a CDS encoding tetratricopeptide repeat protein; its protein translation is MALLLGGCATTKQPLSQSEFVAAMESSSIKIDALMAENKQEEAVGLLSRMASENPARKEPWVRLAKLHFDAAAYGRAIVAADEVLQRDPADRTAKSVRAVSGLRVATESLAELRKDADLRGSAQADAQSLARNLRETLGEDVLVPVAAIQTGASAQPAPESAPVKERTRKKVVRPARSDAGGQATGANPFSSLR
- the icmH gene encoding type IVB secretion system protein IcmH/DotU; the encoded protein is MTSPPSLFADAPSASLNDGTGTKPHSLVDLLYDGFHMLMLLHHQKTPKDAARFSESIQKFLDDFERLAKKHDFDANDIFDAKYAFCAAVDESILASRINIRDDWERRPLQLALFGDQLAGEHFFDKLERARNEGAARIAALEVFHLCLLLGFKGKYLLEGPEKLKYLIAQLGEQLLHLKGKRAQFAPRWAAPDQIAHLLKWEMPIWGIGSLIALLGLLAYVGLAMQAESNTHASLAGYDGLVQLTPRPPTLNITLP
- a CDS encoding type VI secretion system tube protein Hcp, whose amino-acid sequence is MKDIYIEFKGSDIKGDSRDTRHKDTVEVYSWTHQMRQPKSATASAAGGHTAERVEHGEMIFTKDIDGASPKLYQACSSGLVVNDVIIYFYRAFGGKNTTGNPSSTQSRHQFMKIELKNVIIGSISPSVSGEGIPQESFSLKYSAVKWTYDELNIDGTKSGKVNIQGAWNLAKNTPNLT